A stretch of DNA from Vanrija pseudolonga chromosome 6, complete sequence:
CCCTCAACTCCCAATGATGAAACCTTGACAATGTTGGTGTGGCGAACTGCAGCGTGGCAATCATCTCCTTTGACACAGCGTTGCGAGTTGGCAGCCTCTACCATGCAGGAGTGGCAGGCGACATGCCCACAGCAACTCAGCACAGCCATCTCAATGTTGGCACTCGCTGAAGGTTGGTGGCCGCACGCTGATGTGCCCAAAACCTTCCTCGCGTCGGCTCCGTTGCGTTGAAGCTTGCGCACGACATCGAAGAAGCGCAAAGAGCGAACGCGAGCAACCAACTCCTTGGACAGTCGACGGAGAAGGTGGGTGTGCTCTCGCAGATCCCACTTGACGTCTTGAAGAGGCTTCTTCTCAACCTTGGCTGCTTTCACATCGGCCGATTCGCTTGGGATGGTAGTCGATGTAAAATTGCACTTCCGAAGAACCTCAACCAGGCGTTGGGCAGCTTCGGCATCGCCCGAGTGCTTGGTCTCATCGAAAGAGAACTGTACCCAGTCCCGGAACGGTTGCTGGTCGTCTCTTGAGAAGTCGCCATGCTTGCGAATCCAAGCGTGCAAGCCTACTCCGATGTTGATGGACTTGCGGAGATCGTCCTCACATCCCTCAAGCTGCTTCCTCCGAGCGCTGGCAATGTGATCACATGCTTCGATGGCGGTCTTGGCGTCGTGCTTTTTGTCGGACAGATCGAGAGTGAAGTGGCAACACCTCTTCAGAAGTGCTTCTTCCGCAGTACGAGAGTCCGCCAAGGCCTCCTCCAACCGTGCATTGCGGTCGCCCTGAGAGACGTTCTTAAACTTCGTTTCTTTGCGCCTGTAGTCAATCAGCTTGTGCACTGCCTGCCGCAGAGAGGCAACTTACGCCTGCATTTCGAGGGCCTGGAGGTGATGCTCCAGCTCCAGGTAGACTGCGCCCTCCGACGCTGGCAGCCTGAAGTTGTGGATATGCTCCAGAGTCGGGATATCCTCGATTTCAGCAATGTTCTGGCGGACAAATGCGTCGAGGAATTCTTGGGCCAAGTCACCACGTCGGCGGTGCCAGGATGCGCTGTGCACTTCTCGGAACGCGTGGAATTTTTCGGCAGCCGTTTGCTCCTTCGCACGAGACTTCTGCAGTTGTGTACTACCTTCGGTGTCGTCTTCAACACCTAGATGGATACCCATGAAACTGGCCAGACTGCGCACAGCCGGGAAGTCGTTCACGGGCGGAGTACCCGACAGGACCCATTtggcggaggaggacagGCGGAACAAGGAGGCTAGGCCCCTCTTATCCAAGTAAGTGAACTCGTCGGCGATAACTCGTCGGAATCTGCCGTCAGCCCCACGTCCATAAGCCGCATCCTCACCGGAACATGTGCAAAACGGGGCAAGCGATCCGCTTGAAGCTCTTTGTAGCTGCAGGGCCACTGAGGGATTCGGCACCACTCGACGGTCGGAAAGTGGGCTTCGCCAGAAGGGAGTCGGATTCCTCCGTGTTGTCATCGTCCCCCTCAGAAGACGTCTTTGAGGACGAAGCCTTCGTTTTCTTGTTCACGTGGGTGTCGGCGTCATACTTGTCGCGGTAAGCCGCCCCCTTTAGGCGCTTTCCAAAGTTTGCGGCCTTGAGTTCATCTTTCTTGTTCTCCGCTTTGCTCAGGGCGCGTTTGTGAAGAGCCGCCCGGCACTGAAGTGCTGCCTGTGTTCCGCCTTCCTGTAGGCTCTGGACTTGCTCATTGAGGGAAAGCATGGCGGCGTCCAGCTGGTCTGCGAAGAAGCGGCCACCGTTCTTGTCGCCAAGCCAACCATCGGGTTGCGCCGAAAGGTACTCGAACCGTTGCCAGTAGACATCCGACTCGAAGAGCTCAGACGCCACCACAATGACATCTGCTGCCTTGATGTCCTGAATCGTCGTCTGCTGCAGGTCTTTCACGGTTTGGATGACGATCGTTTCAAAAAGCGAGCCCGTGAAGCGCTTAATTTCGCTCGGCCACTGTTTGCTGAGATGACCCGGTACGACAATCAAGGTCGCTTTCGAATCGATGAGGCCTGGCGGGGCAGGCTCGGGGGCCTTCTGACCCGTTGTCTCCGCGATTAATGCCAGAGAAATGATCGTTTTACCGTAGCCGACCTGGTCCGCGATGACTCCTCCTCGAACCATTACCGGTCGCTCCGCCTTGCCTTCAGCCCTCCAGCCAAGCGCGGGTAGCTGCGCTTCTGAGATTTCTTCCTCCACGAAGGTGTGCGTTTTGCCTTCAGCACGTTCCTGAGATATCATCCACCACAGCGACCGGAGCTGTTCTTTGCGCAGTGGCAGCAAGAAGTTGGACGGCTGGGAGTGTTCAGGGTCGCGTTTGTTGCTGGGCAAGACGAATACACGAGGGCGCTCGGGCACATCGGCGACAAGACCAGTCGTCAGGCGCCAAGATAACTGAATTGTGCCCTTCGCATTGCTCTTTGGAAGCCGGGACAGTGCACGATGCGCCAACGACATGATGTTGAGGCCGATGCGGAATGTGCCGATGTTGTCATCCAGACGCAGCTGTAGTGCAAACGGGGCTGGCCGATGCTTCAGCGCCTGGATGGTCAGCAGTTGCCCCACGCCGCCTGCGACACGAACATGCTCATAGCGACCTGCTTGCTTGCGATCCTCAAAAGGGAAAATCGTGCTCTTCGTTTTGTGCCCATTCTTGTTCGGCTTTCCAAGCTGCTTTATCCAGTGGATTGTCGGTCGGTGGGGGGCGCATTCTGAACAGGCAGCACCTGCGACCTGATGATCAGTGAGCCGGTGTTCTACCGTGCCGCACCACACGTACCTCTACATCAGGAAGGCTTGTCCAAGAAGAGAAGCCGTCGAGCGAAGGAAGTCGTTCGGTTATCCAAGCCAGATTCGCGAATGTTGTGTTTCCATTGTGCTgcaggtcgacctcgccccaAGCCTCTGGACGCCACATGGGCTCGGAATGTGAGGGGTCGAGTGGGACACTAGCCGACAAGATAGCAGTGGCATGCTTGCAATCATCAGCCGAAGAGGAGACTGATTCAGCAGAGGGCGGGAGAGAAACAGTGGCACCATGTCCAGTGCCAGCTTTTGCTCCAATTGCCTTGTCGCTGATCGCCACAAGGCGAGTATTCTGGCACTGGACCCATCCGCCTCGAACGTGAACCGCAACCCGCTTGTGGTCCGACTTCGTACGAACAGTCTCTCGCCATTTGGGGTCAAGCGAGGCGACGATGTCCCGCGGAACATCGTAGTCGAGCCGCTCGGTCGACGTTGAGAACACAAACCGGTCGTCTGATGCTTCGCCCGACCGATTCGGGTCCAAGAAGAAGTACATTCGAGGCTGTCCAGCTTCAGTCTCCTCTTTGACGTGGAGAGAGGCCATCGCCTGCCCGCATTGGGGAAGCAGCGAATAGACTCCAGACAAGGGTCTGTCCAGAGCCCGATCGGTCTCTTCTGGCACAGTGATTTTGTACTTCGACCAGCGCCAAGTGTCTTGAAGACCGTCTTGAAGTCCGAGCGAGGCCTGCCACGATGGGACCATCTCCCCTGCTTGGCCGATTTCAACATCAAATGTTTGGTCAGACGGGACGCACACCTCCCACAATCCGTCGAGCAGATCTGTCCTCTTCAAGTTCAGCCGCATCCTGGCTGCAGgttggaggaggagctgtCTCAATCGGCTGTTGGCGGGCTCCTTGACTGGCGGCTTGATGATCAGACGCCACTCGGGCGTGGGGCTTTGGAGCCAAAGCTCAAGGCTCGCCGACGGAGACTCATACACAGCAGTCCAGATGTTCTGCCGTTTGAGGAATCGAAATCGGAACTCGGCGTGGTGTGTTGCCTCAATGACGGCCTGGCTCCACTTGGTCCAGTCCGAGCTCTTGACCTGCCCTTTGCCATCCTTTTCAGCCCGCCGCTTTGCAGCATCCAAACTGTCCGCCGAGATTCCAGAAAATGTGACACGCATTGGAAGCATGCTCTTGAAATCCTTCTCGAACTGGGTGGGCTGGACGCGGACATCCTTGCACAGCGCATACACATGTTCAGGGCGTCCACCGCACGATTGACACGATCGATAGCCGCAGGCCAGACACCTTTGAACTGGTGCTGATGCCGTACCCGACTGCCCCTCGCACGCGCAGTACCGAGAGCTGCGTtccgcgaggtcgagtaTCTCCGCCAAGGGTGTCTTCGCGACCCTGGCCAGATCAAGTCGGCGGCGAACGAGATTCTGCTCACCGACTATCCTGGACGCTGCAGCGGCTGTCTCACGTTCTTGATTCACGGCGGCTTTGTGAGCTTCGACCATGGCATCTTCGCCTTCAGGCAGAGTGTGGGCGGCAACGTATAGGGCCGCTAGCATCGACGCGCCAACAACAGTGGTAGTCATGGCGTTGCCGGCTAGATCCGCAAGTTGATCTTCGTTTTCGCTGGTGAGGAGAAGCTCACTGACAGGTATTCCCTGCAAGGCCAGCGCCTCGCGTCCGGTCACGGGCCCACCACGGTTTGTCACCCATGGGATCATGTTGGGAGTGAGGCATGGGGCCAGAGCAGTCTTTGAGGAGCCAGTTTGACGGTCGACGTTCTGGCTGACATTCCAGATACAGGCTTTAAATCCCGCATCGATACCGTCCTTCGCCATGCGAAGAGTCGAGATTTCGAGGAGGTCCAAAACACGTTCTGTTTGGCCGAGGAGCCAGTCGTTCCATGTCCAGTCAAGACCTTTGCAGACTCCAGCTTCCTGCCACGAGGTCAACGGTCGGAGAACGCCTAGCCCTTCCTCTTGTCGAGCCCGTGCGTGCCTCGACTCGCAACGGCCCCAATCGGTCGCCTTTCGTTGGGTACCGTCTTTGGCGAACCTCGCAGCGGTCAGATCGAGGCGAGTGCGATGAATATTGACGTCGTCCGTTGGCAGGAGAAAGGCCTCAAAAGATGATGACCAAGGCCGGCGCAAGTCGCGAACAGTGGCGGCCCACTTTTCAGCTAGATGTTGTTGCTTGCTGCCAGCCTGCATAGGAGTTGCGAACAGGTACACTCGCGTCCTCGTATGGGGAATGTAGAACTCCTTTGTGTCCAAGCTCATCCGTCAGCGTTTCCGCAGAGCATGGTGCACTTACCGAGAGTGTTGCGCATCATAGTCAATCTCAGCGAAGTACTCCACGACCTTGTCCCACGGAGCGCTGCAGACGTTCTCGAGGATGACGATTGGCGGCTGGTGTTTCTGAACCCATTGGAGCATCCCTCGGAAAGTTCGGCCAGATTCACCGTTCGCGTCGATATCCTGCTTCTCGTTGTTGAGACCAGAGTAGTCCACACATGATGTTCCAGCGATGAGaatctggcgtcagcttggGTCCGTATGAC
This window harbors:
- the RAD5B gene encoding DNA repair protein RAD5B, giving the protein MAGDRSTSRRAAAVSVSYVDLTFDSEDDDTEARPLQNSQRHNRTKQSPPPEDSSSSEGECPGLGEEEYEVEYIVDSRFRSYGGKPVFEYLIHWQGYPISERSWTLGSQLDEDDPSVLQFHKKYPKKLRRGQRTLLDVLRSVPSATGKQSAAPTRATNADAKIVPTRDIKVNTKVTTPRNAKATTVQAPSSTPTSKPRVVGKENQRVPAKRARSESDDDFKADDGSESESEVGDEDETPSEPSETATPSEDEVDERPTKTARKTHGGWGAGPKGPKKPKVVLHNFKTNVVPLKMSVDLKTAAKQSAEDLPPINDIEAMFEHLNSRLPAIEKVAKRLNGRKLRVATMCSGTESPLLALNMIAKAAKVQSDISLEFDHVFSCEIEPFKQAYIERNFAPPILFRDVTELGGNQAHTAYGSLVDVPGNVDILIAGTSCVDYSGLNNEKQDIDANGESGRTFRGMLQWVQKHQPPIVILENVCSAPWDKVVEYFAEIDYDAQHSRLDTKEFYIPHTRTRVYLFATPMQAGSKQQHLAEKWAATVRDLRRPWSSSFEAFLLPTDDVNIHRTRLDLTAARFAKDGTQRKATDWGRCESRHARARQEEGLGVLRPLTSWQEAGVCKGLDWTWNDWLLGQTERVLDLLEISTLRMAKDGIDAGFKACIWNVSQNVDRQTGSSKTALAPCLTPNMIPWVTNRGGPVTGREALALQGIPVSELLLTSENEDQLADLAGNAMTTTVVGASMLAALYVAAHTLPEGEDAMVEAHKAAVNQERETAAAASRIVGEQNLVRRRLDLARVAKTPLAEILDLAERSSRYCACEGQSGTASAPVQRCLACGYRSCQSCGGRPEHVYALCKDVRVQPTQFEKDFKSMLPMRVTFSGISADSLDAAKRRAEKDGKGQVKSSDWTKWSQAVIEATHHAEFRFRFLKRQNIWTAVYESPSASLELWLQSPTPEWRLIIKPPVKEPANSRLRQLLLQPAARMRLNLKRTDLLDGLWEVCVPSDQTFDVEIGQAGEMVPSWQASLGLQDGLQDTWRWSKYKITVPEETDRALDRPLSGVYSLLPQCGQAMASLHVKEETEAGQPRMYFFLDPNRSGEASDDRFVFSTSTERLDYDVPRDIVASLDPKWRETVRTKSDHKRVAVHVRGGWVQCQNTRLVAISDKAIGAKAGTGHGATVSLPPSAESVSSSADDCKHATAILSASVPLDPSHSEPMWRPEAWGEVDLQHNGNTTFANLAWITERLPSLDGFSSWTSLPDVEVAGAACSECAPHRPTIHWIKQLGKPNKNGHKTKSTIFPFEDRKQAGRYEHVRVAGGVGQLLTIQALKHRPAPFALQLRLDDNIGTFRIGLNIMSLAHRALSRLPKSNAKGTIQLSWRLTTGLVADVPERPRVFVLPSNKRDPEHSQPSNFLLPLRKEQLRSLWWMISQERAEGKTHTFVEEEISEAQLPALGWRAEGKAERPVMVRGGVIADQVGYGKTIISLALIAETTGQKAPEPAPPGLIDSKATLIVVPGHLSKQWPSEIKRFTGSLFETIVIQTVKDLQQTTIQDIKAADVIVVASELFESDVYWQRFEYLSAQPDGWLGDKNGGRFFADQLDAAMLSLNEQVQSLQEGGTQAALQCRAALHKRALSKAENKKDELKAANFGKRLKGAAYRDKYDADTHVNKKTKASSSKTSSEGDDDNTEESDSLLAKPTFRPSSGAESLSGPAATKSFKRIACPVLHMFRFRRVIADEFTYLDKRGLASLFRLSSSAKWVLSGTPPVNDFPAVRSLASFMGIHLGVEDDTEGSTQLQKSRAKEQTAAEKFHAFREVHSASWHRRRGDLAQEFLDAFVRQNIAEIEDIPTLEHIHNFRLPASEGAVYLELEHHLQALEMQARKETKFKNVSQGDRNARLEEALADSRTAEEALLKRCCHFTLDLSDKKHDAKTAIEACDHIASARRKQLEGCEDDLRKSINIGVGLHAWIRKHGDFSRDDQQPFRDWVQFSFDETKHSGDAEAAQRLVEVLRKCNFTSTTIPSESADVKAAKVEKKPLQDVKWDLREHTHLLRRLSKELVARVRSLRFFDVVRKLQRNGADARKVLGTSACGHQPSASANIEMAVLSCCGHVACHSCMVEAANSQRCVKGDDCHAAVRHTNIVKVSSLGVEGELHSGRYGAKLEHLVKLINTIPRSERVLVFLQWDDLATKVSDALNAGGIKHISLAGGGVKARANKLDNFQSSDSDTHRVLLLKINDASAAGSNLTTANHAIFIGPLFTNTLLNYRAVETQAIGRIRRFGQNKTVHVHRLMALDTIDVSIYQTRLAEQRAKADYVAIPQTSYDPKAKMRKRRSEGGEVERELGV